A region of Schistosoma mansoni strain Puerto Rico chromosome 1, complete genome DNA encodes the following proteins:
- a CDS encoding serine/threonine kinase, with translation MFTRNYINFQSHSPSVETCDSNSPNEEFTKPGQDYTSNYSYPCRWDQLPSNKHIFTNHNFPSKLTCKSLQPEYWWSRYSSDLKDKSLKNHWLSYIGQRDDRYNLTEYQLIREIIWVLLGARGCFAMQLCKNQIVDICCKSHLTSVSHLSYDALDSLLRKFVDWNNHILFIRLVVHFVVNKMDCISHACVFSFASCLNGFLSQLDEFLHEMESKSRNPGIFTMISLYHCLIPWCNRVKILSKIIKDIVENNLDNLRQTSTTSTLLDALRHTSDLLEDCGFDQYIVQVLRSMFIITFHPFISSLVQLFSGSATFNDPLVKLFADINYNIPPGDPKFWSDAIKPRNKVLDSSCIPYMFLPIMDEVVDGLKANFLLIAVCEEIGDYSFLETVDAGPVCISLDSLLSEQYFRSKLSHQESYLSKNCYKGDGSRTTLKSLESQLKRFVCERRMLINQQLLKLLLHSHMRGPNGLRTVGNCLAVAGAVYLFGAGYNMDDFARQCFGNISFPRAKKLDLVDLTANLQSQLSDTFRNRHASHSLLHLESTFLAFDFLSVDQLIDDRPMELIFDLIGNLKLNYHLDWPANIILDEKSIGIYNDVFIFLLQIKYVKWSLENLHFSTLEKTVSTCFSTNHHLIILRIKMLFIFTNLHDFLAHRIEAIRTRFSSKWCLPEFYSTTSIDHNIPETYTFANLVQDHKNLLNELQSVCLLTESTSLLFTEIYNLCNMGLQLRELWSKDLSSPNCETSRFKIESKNNVKRKEKKANLDIEINTDGVETPQDKCLFQVKTKPQNSNNSMVYLEDALRLGWTSQRASYLFDLLTRPPLLFSPSMGISLSFEKGSQNSYHILPANKRNRPIDPDPCLLSIDGLLDCLFVTNSLVDQIYHDCMDNPENRGTDEYEHSPTVLAAKFFRRRVKPIITRLSEFRLKLSDFKLGACVGRGACGIVRVVREVSPPHSVYAMKSQFKGAWLHHDPEGSQILLERTVLAQATAIENPWLPHLHYAFQDEKHLHLVMDYEPGGDLYIFLSKVGHLLDSKMIQFYCAEAVEAVHSLHQMGYIHCDLKPENFAIERSGHLKLIDFGSAIRLDADGKCVCPTMVGTKEYLNIELLRQRGRHNQEPLLVGPEFDYWAIGVLLYELFYGQTPFYDEDDDAMMQKIMDYRKTLKFPATAEITDCAIHLIKSLIVSPSKRLSYEDVVMHPFFKDIDFSALRQVTPPYLPPVGELDDVSNFSGGGSRARDEAILDVSRNQTFSPIRYTKSSVQDGYVTQCATLNNEENEEDETVLVKPLDTEILNDVNQENINPHKSPLSSEVLKRKAIQEAAAVPINEEIEEIEDIEWEGSECVRDLPFLGYTYTPGLVLFGNLSKKQVHSTAVAHVGTSVIANISTPYRRAFSERQDSLSTSLRYSIGCSEVERLKDARKTSDPEIVSLSELQQRNRQLCEQIEQLQLQNKESEDLRQRLLSAFDNGHVLKEINEAVRVLSDTVVEKEKSTVGHLNSRIKHLQEENVRLTASVQSCQQAQAIVDQLQHAVSRLSNLPSNFTEADLLDLLTTLCPPTVYTTPEMLADVSLSTIRTSNSSDNLIGYELVHRLINFALKQFKHASNRARQSCYALESNNAELKKALDESKQQVNQLVETIDGLIADQRRYRETENNLNWEIKELKQKLEDSKDYQRDLHQKFLQFEDKYFSARDRLKEEEKKNKEITEKLEQLTLNSVQKQQNNSSELQTQSGQLNLLVERNKEVERELAALRNALQEATQQNGSELSELRKQLDNVRTEKEHLFNAKQSERRQLEERADKAETQLKSLRDQIAVMLTERGRLVSLSAIDSQRLSDMQLQLNDAIMKKESAEISLREATLRLERLNTTHNQTLILDQMRNEFESTRSQLRTAQTELIHYKKNEELLRERVANYEREISDLQQEVTLLRTRHDQLQSSIAVGRTAENSSEVHNQIVTLTDEKQLLQDEIDQLRTQVERLRLNNTQLLSQRDTARQEARESEMATVRAKELGEATQQALEREVHRLSTITEQQGKLINHMRGLLPPEFNNTHRNCSADSGSDYQNSEGGKRRASKFISSKSRRPGAPLISAASAFFSKHRKREGKIESNPDNPEYLSSNEFTRQPSRLQKMMSKTRLNFKKHSTMPVKVDYSVNAPYYTSASDECYMEDYDPLGYDLYSADDADFDDGLPFPAPSTFAVPHGRPPRASDNVSNTGSTSSAPSTASSAPAGPVKFVRDHSWHRNRSKIHVGWADDNNKPELSKVPSALKHRGQPKILKQLSKVLGRGKQSSTHLDPNRLDD, from the exons AACTCTCCCAATGAAGAATTTACAAAGCCGGGACAAGATTATACTTCTAACTATTCATACCCATGTCGCTGGGATCAACTTCCGTCAAACAAGCATATCTTCACCAATCATAACTTTCCATCTAAATTGACCTGCAAAAGCTTGCAGCCTGAGTATTGGTGGAGTCGGTATTCATCTGATTTGAAGGATAAATCTCTTAAAAATCATTGGTTGTCTTACATTGGACAACGTGATGATAGGTATAACTTAACAGAGTATCAACTGATACGTGAAATTATCTGGGTCCTACTTGGTGCCAGGGGATGCTTTGCTATGCAGTTATGTAAAAACCAGATTGTAGATATTTGTTGCAAGTCACATCTTACATCTGTTAGCCATTTATCTTATGATGCTCTAGATTCACTGCTGCGGAAGTTCGTTGATTGGAATAATCATATACTATTCATCCGACTTGTAGTCCATTTCGTAGTTAACAAAATGGACTGCATATCTCATGCTTGCGTCTTTTCTTTTGCTAGTTGCTTGAATGGATTTTTGTCTCAACTGGATGAGTTCTTGCATGAAATGGAAAGTAAAAGCCGTAACCCAGGCATTTTCACTATGATCAGTCTTTACCATTGTTTAATCCCTTGGTGTAACCGTGTTAAGATATTGTCGAAGATCATAAAAGATATCGTTGAAAACAATCTTGATAACTTACGACAGACAAGTACGACCTCAACTTTGCTGGATGCACTACGTCATACTTCAGATTTACTAGAAGACTGTGGTTTTGACCAGTACATCGTTCAGGTACTGCGTTCTATGTTCATCATCACATTTCATCCATTCATTTCCTCATTAGTCCAGCTGTTTTCAGGGTCTGCGACTTTTAATGACCCATTGGTAAAATTGTTTgctgatataaattataatataCCACCTGGTGATCCGAAATTTTGGTCTGATGCCATTAAGCCCAGAAATAAAGTGTTAGACTCATCTTGCATACCATATATGTTTCTCCCTATCATGGATGAGGTAGTCGATGGTCTTAAAGCTAACTTCTTACTCATTGCAGTTTGTGAAGAAATTGGAGACTACTCCTTCCTCGAAACAGTTGATGCAGGTCCTGTTTGTATCTCTTTGGATTCTCTCTTGAGCGAACAATATTTTCGTTCTAAACTCAGCCACCAAGAATCTTATCTCTCGAAAAATTGTTACAAAGGGGATGGATCAAGGACCACACTCAAATCCTTGGAGTCACAATTAAAACGCTTTGTTTGTGAACGAAGAATGTTAATTAATCAACAGTTGTTGAAGTTATTGCTTCACTCGCATATGCGTGGGCCAAATGGGTTGCGAACTGTAGGAAACTGCTTAGCTGTCGCTGGAGCAGTGTATCTTTTTGGTGCTGGTTATAATATGGACGATTTCGCTCGTCAATGTTTTGGGAATATTTCATTTCCAAGAGCCAAGAAGCTGGACCTTGTTGATCTCACAGCCAATCTACAAAGTCAGTTAAGTGATACCTTCAGGAACCGTCATGCATCGCATTCACTACTGCACCTAGAGTCGACTTTCCTCGCATTTGATTTCCTTAGTGTGGATCAGCTAATTGATGATCGACCTATGGAACtgatttttgatttgattggtaATTTAAAACTTAATTATCACTTGGACTGGCCAGCGAATATCATTTTGGATGAAAAAAGTATTGGAATTTATAACGATGTCTTCATTTTCTTGCTTCAG ATTAAATACGTTAAATGGAGTCTTGAAAACTTACATTTCAGCACTCTAGAGAAAACAGTTTCAACTTGTTTTTCCaccaaccatcatcttatcaTACTACGTATAAAAATGTTGTTTATCTTCACGAACCTACATGATTTCTTGGCACACAGAATTGAAGCTATCCGAACTCGATTTTCATCTAAGTGGTGTCTTCCTGAATTTTATTCTACTACATCCATCGATCACAATATCCCCGAAACATATACTTTCGCTAATCTTGTGCAAGATCATAAAAATTTGCTCAATGAATTACAGTCTGTGTGCTTATTAACCGAATCCACTTCTCTTCTTTTTACAGAGATATATAATCTTTGTAATATGGGTCTTCAGTTACGAGAATTATGGTCAAAGGACCTTTCATCTCCAAACTGTGAGACTTCACGTTTTAAA ATCgaaagtaaaaataatgtaaaaCGGAAAGAAAAGAAAGCTAATTTGGATATTGAAATAAACACTGATGGTGTGGAGACACCTCAGGATAAATGTTTATTTCAGGTCAAAACGAAACCTCAAAACAGCAACAACAGCATGGTCTATCTAGAAGATGCTTTACGTTTGGGCTGGACATCTCAACGTGCAAGCTACTTATTTGATCTCTTAACAAGGCCTCCGCTTCTTTTTTCTCCCAGCATGGGAATCAGTCTTTCATTCGAAAAAGGTTCGCAGAATAGTTATCACATTCTACCAGCTAACAAACGAAATCGTCCGATTGACCCTGATCCGTGTTTGTTGTCGATCGACGGTCTTCTAGACTGTTTATTCGTAACGAATTCTTTGGTTGACCAAATCTATCATGACTGTATGGATAATCCAGAAAATCGGGGGACTGATGAATATGAACACTCCCCTACTGTTTTGGCTGCGAAATTCTTCCGCAGACGAG TAAAGCCAATCATTACTCGATTATCAGAATTCCGTCTCAAATTGTCGGATTTCAAGCTGGGTGCATGTGTTGGTAGAGGGGCTTGCGGAATAGTACGTGTAGTACGTGAGGTATCACCACCTCATTCAGTGTATGCAATGAAATCTCAGTTTAAAGGAGCTTGGTTGCATCATGATCCG GAGGGCTCCCAGATTCTGCTTGAAAGAACTGTGTTAGCGCAGGCGACTGCCATTGAAAACCCATGGCTTCCACACCTGCATTATGCATTTCAGGACGAAAAGCATTTGCATCTTGTGATGGACTACGAACCCGGTGGCGATTTGTATATATTCTTAAGCAA AGTTGGTCATTTGTTGGATTCAAAAATGATACAGTTTTATTGTGCCGAAGCTGTGGAAGCCGTCCATTCGTTGCACCAAATGGGCTATATTCATTG TGACCTAAAGCCTGAAAattttgcaattgagagaagtGGACACCTGAAGCTAATTGATTTTGGTTCGGCTATCAGACTTGATGCTGATGGAAAA TGTGTCTGTCCTACGATGGTTGGGACAAAAGAATATTTGAACATTGAACTTCTACGACAACGTGGACGGCATAATCAAGAACCATTACTTGTCGGTCCTGAATTCGATTATTGGGCGATTGGTGTCTTATTGTATGAATTATTTTATGGACAAACGCCTTTCTacgatgaagatgatgatgcaATGATGCAGAAAATTATGGATTATCGG aaaacatTAAAGTTTCCTGCAACCGCTGAAATAACAGATTGTGCTATTCATTTGATTAAATCACTGATTGTTAGTCCATCAAAACGGTTAAGTTATGAAGATGTTGTTATGCATCCATTTTTCAAAGATATTGATTTCTCTGCATTGAGACAAG TCACCCCTCCATACTTGCCCCCAGTTGGTGAGTTAGACGATGTTTCAAATTTTTCTGGCGGTGGCTCTCGTGCTCGTGATGAAGCTATATTGGATGTTTCTAGAAATCAGACATTTTCCCCAATACGTTATACAAAGTCATCTGTTCAAGATGGATATGTCACTCAGTGTGCTACCTTAAACAATGAAGAAAACGAAGAAGACGAAACTGTTCTGGTAAAGCCTTTAGATACTGAAATTTTGAATGATGTAAATCAAGAAAATATTAATCCACATAAATCGCCATTGTCTTCCGAAGTATTAAAAAGAAAAGCAATTCAAGAGGCTGCTGCTGTACCAATAAATGAAGAAATTGAAGAAATAGAAGATATAGAATGGGAGGGTTCTGAGTGTGTCCGAGACTTACCATTCTTGGGATATACGTATACACCTGGATTGGTATTATTCGGAAACCTTTCCAAGAAACAGGTTCATTCGACTGCCGTTGCTCATGTTGGAACATCAGTAATAGCTAATATCAG CACACCTTACAGACGGGCATTTAGTGAACGCCAAGACTCATTATCTACATCACTTAGATATAGCATTGGTTGTTCTGAAGTTGAGCGACTCAAAGATGCCAGAAAAACAAGTGATCCTGAAATTGTCAGTTTATCTGAACTTCAGCAGCGTAATCGACAATTATGTGAACAAATTGAACAATTACAACTACAGAATAAAGAGTCTGAG GATTTACGTCAACGATTATTAAGTGCATTCGACAATGGTCATGTCTTAAAAGAAATTAATGAAGCTGTACGTGTTCTTTCTGATACAGTCGTTGAGAAGGAAAA GTCTACTGTTGGTCATTTGAATTCTCGAATAAAACACCTTCAAGAAGAAAACGTTCGTTTGACTGCTTCGGTACAAAGTTGCCAACAAGCACAAGCTATTGTGGATCAATTGCAACACGCTGTT TCTCGTCTTTCGAATTTGCCAAGTAATTTTACAGAAGCAGATTTACTTGATCTGTTAACCACACTATGTCCACCTACAGTTTACACAACACCTGAAATGCTCGCTGATGTTTCACTGTCAACTATACGTACATCTAATTCATCAGATAATCTTATTGGCTATGAATTAGTTCATCGTCTTATCAATTTCGCTCTCAAACAATTTAAACATGCTTCCAATCGTGCAAGACAATCATGTTATGCATTGGAATCGAATAATGCTGAGCTGAAAAAAGCTTTAGATGAATCAAAGCAGCAAGTTAATCAATTAGTGGAAACTATTGATGGATTAATTGCAGATCAACGTCGTTATCGTGAAACCGAGAACAATCTTAACTGGGAAATTAAA GAATTGAAACAAAAACTTGAGGATTCAAAAGATTATCAACGTGATTTACACCAGAAGTTCTTGCAATTTGAAGACAAATACTTTTCAGCACGAGATAGgttaaaagaagaagaaaag AAAAACAAAGAGATTACAGAGAAACTTGAACAATTGACGCTTAACTCAGTGCAAAAACAACAGAATAATTCATCTGAATTACAAACACAATC TGGTCAACTCAATCTGTTGGTTGAACGTAATAAGGAAGTGGAACGAGAACTTGCAGCTTTAAGAAATGCCTTGCAAGAAGCAACACAACAAAATGGGTCCGAATTAAGTGAATTGAGAAAGCAGTTGGATAATGTAAGAACA GAGAAAGAGCATTTATTTAATGCTAAACAATCTGAACGTCGTCAATTAGAAGAACGAGCAGATAAAGCAGAAACGCAGTTGAAAAGTCTACGAGATCAAATTGCAGTTATGCTTACTGAACGTGGTCGTTTAGTTTCACTTTCAGCAATCGACTCTCAG CGCTTATCAGATATGCAACTACAACTGAATGACGCGATAATGAAAAAAGAATCTGCTGAAATTTCTCTTCGTGAAGCAACGCTTCGACTGGAAAGATTAAATACGACACATAATCAAACG CTTATTCTTGATCAAATGAGAAATGAATTCGAATCGACAAGATCTCAGTTGAGAACTGCTCAAACTGAACttattcattataaaaaaaatgaggaATTATTACG AGAACGCGTAGCCAACTATGAACGTGAGATTTCTGACTTGCAGCAAGAAGTGACGCTTCTACGAACACGacatgatcaattgcagtcttctATTGCTGTAGGTCGT ACGGCTGAAAATTCATCTGAAGTGCATAATCAAATAGTTACTCTCACTGATGAGAAGCAATTACTCCAAGACGAG ATAGATCAACTGCGGACTCAAGTTGAACGACTTCGTCTTAATAATACACAACTTCTCAGTCAACGTGATACTGCTCGTCAAGAGGCTCGAGAGTCAGAAATGGCAACAGTGCGAGCTAAAGAACTAGGCGAAGCAACGCAGCAAGCTCTTGAACGTGAAGTTCACCGTCTTTCCACTATTACAGAACAACAAGGAAAGTTGATCAATCATATGCGTGGTCTTCTACCTCCAGAATTCAATAACACTCATCGTAATTGCTCTGCCGATAGTGGTTCAGATTATCAAAATTCTGAAGGTGGAAAACGACGGGCTAGTAAATTTATAAGTTCTAAAAGTCGTCGACCAGGTGCTCCTTTGATTTCAGCTGCATCTGCTTTTTTCAGTAAACATCGTAAACGTGAAGGAAAGATTGA ATCTAATCCTGATAATCCTGAATATTTATCATCTAATGAGTTTACAAGACAACCTAGTCGTTTACAAAAGATGATGAGTAAAACACGTCTTAACTTCAAAAAGCATTCTACCATGCCCGTTAAGGTAGATTATTCTGTAAATGCACCTTATTATACATCAGCATCTGATGAGTGTTACATGGAAGATTATGATCCGCTAGGATATGATTTATATTCtgctgatgatgctgattttgACGATGGACTTCCGTTTCCTGCTCCTTCAACCTTTGCTGTTCCACATGGTCGACCACCTAGAGCAAGTGATAATGTGTCAAATACTGGTAGTACATCTTCCGCTCCAAGTACAGCCAGTTCTGCTCCAGCTGGTCCAGTAAAATTTGTCCGTGATCATTCATGGCACAGAAATCGATCAAAGATCCATGTAGGTTGGgcagatgataataataaaccgGAATTAAGTAAA